DNA from Mycobacterium bourgelatii:
GATCAACCGCATGGCTGGGTTGAATTCGCGTAACACGCGGGCCACACCCGCCGAATGTCCCCCCGTACCCACCGAGCACACCAGGACGTCGACCCGCCCCAACTGGGCGATCAACTCCATTGCGAGCGAACGGTACCCAGTCACGTTGTCAGGGTTGGAGTACTGGTTGGGATTCCAGGCGCCCGGGTCAGCGGCTAGCAGCTCCGCGACCCGGTCCTTTCGGGCCTGCTGCCAGCCCCCGATCGGATGTGGCTCGGTCACCATGTCCACGCGGGCACCGTAGGCGGCGAGCATGCGCGAGACGATCGGCTCCAGTCCCGGGTCGGTGACCAAAGTGACGGGGTGACCATACGCCTGGCCCGCCAGGGCGAGGCCCAATCCGAGCGTGCCGCTGGTCGATTCGATGATCGCTGCCCCGGGTGCAAGGTCACCTCGAGCGCGGGCACGCTCAACCATGTGCAGCGCGGGGCGGTCTTTCATGCCCCCGGGGTTGAAGCCTTCCAGCTTGGCCCAAAATCCGCGGTCCGCCACCTCGGCGGGTTCCGACGTCCCAGGTATCCAGAGCACCGGGGTGTTGCCGACGATGGTGCCCGGGTGGCGGTTTCTGCCCGGCGTGAGTTGATACCCCTCGGGGATGAGGCGGTAGCGCTCCCGGGCGGGACGCGGACGGACGGAGGTGAAGTGAGACCGGTTGGGAATGAGGAGGTTGTTCATTTTCACGTCGCTTCTGCTTCGGTGCCGCGACTCGCGCGCGGCTAGTGAGGAGGGCCAGCGAGCACCGGTCGTGGCAGGTTCGCCACAACCTGGAGCTGGCCGCTCAGCGACGAGATAGGCAGTATCGAGTCAATAGGTCGCGTCCGCTAATAGCCGACCACTGCCACTCTGGCGGACCGCGTCCGGAGGAAACGAGCTGGTAGACCGGTACCGGGACGGTTTCCGCAGCCGCCGCCACGGACGAATCGAGTGCCGGCTGAGCTACCCGCGGCAGCACGGCGATCGCCGCCTGGTCCGGGCACGGTGGCTTCGAGTTGTCGCTCAGGTGAGCGTGGTCGCCGTGTTTCGCGTAATCGCCGCCCAAAACCGTCGTCGCCGGATGGTTCGGCTGGGCAGCGTGCGGGTGGACCTGCGGGAACCAGCACTGAGCGGCTACCACGGAGAGCGCCAACGCCAGGACGACCGATACGACCGCAACCTTCGCAGATCGTGGCCGGGCCGGGCGGCGGAGCTTCATGCGGGGAAATATATACCCCATGGGGGTATCTTGTAAAGCCGTCCGAGGTTGCGCAATGACGAGCGCCCTAGCAGGGTAAATGCGCAGCGGCGAGGCAACCCACGACTAGGAGCGCAGAATGCCGGTAGTGCCAGCAGGGGGTTACGCGTTCGGCGCAGCACAGCTGAGCAGACGCGGCTTCATCGGAGCCAGCCTCGCCGGCGGCCTCGCCCTGGCCGCGTGTGGCAAGTCCGCGCCTCCGACGCCGGCCGAGCAACTGGCCAACGCCATCGCCGCCACCGAGCGGGCCCGCCCGCACAGCGGGCGGACAGTGACCGCCGACCTGACGCCCCAGCCGGCGGAGATCGATTTGGGCGGGGTAATCGCCCATACGCTGGCTTTCGGCAACGCGGTCCCAGGCCCCCTGATCCGCGCGACCGTCGGCGACGAACTCGTCGTCGCAGTGACCAACCGTCTCGACCATCCCACTTCGGTGCACTGGCACGGCATCGCGCTACGCAACGACATGGATGGCGCCGAACCCGCCACACCCAACATTCCCGCCGGCCAGAGCTTCACCTATCGGTTCTCCGTTCCGAACCCAGGCACCTACTGGGCCCATCCGCATACCGGCATGGATGGCGACAAGGGCCTGTACCTGCCGGTGATCGTCGACGATCCGAATGAGCCGGCGGACTATGACACGGAATGGATTGTCATCCTCGATGATTGGACGGACGGCGTGGGCAAGAGCCCACAACAGCTCTTCGACGAACTCACCGATCCGAACAAGAACACGACCACCAGGACGACTCCACCGACTACAACGACCAGCCCGACCAGCCCGACCACGACGACTGACGAAACGACCAGCCCGACCAATGGGGCTCCCTCGACCACTCCAACGGGGATGCCGGACATGCCAGACATGCCTGGCATGCCGGGCGGTGACGTCGGCACGAGCAAGCTGCTCGGTGGCGACGCCGGAGACATCGCCTATCCGTACTACCTGATCAACGGACGGATCCCCGCTGCCGCAACTTCTTTCGAAACAACGCCAGGCCAGCGAATCCGGCTTCGAATCATCAATGTGGGCTCCGATACCGCATTTCGTGTCGCGTTGGCCGGGCATTCGATGACCGTCACCCACACTGACGGCTTCCCGGTAGTTCCCACCGAAGTCGACGCGCTGTTGATCGGCATGGCCGAACGCTATGACGTCATTGTTACCGCCGCATCGGGCGTCTTCCCTTTGGTCGCGGTCGCGGAAGGCAAGAATGCCCTGGCGCGCGCGTTGCTCAAGACCGGAGCCGGCAGCGCACCCGACCCCGGGTTCAAGCCGGCAGAACTCGACAAACGTGTCGGCACCGTCGAAATGTTCACCGCCGCTGCGGGAGTCAATCTCGGAATTCCAGAGGACAGCCTTGACCTGCCCGTCGTGCTCGGTGGCACCATGGCCAAGTATGACTGGACGATCAACGGCGAGCCCTACAGCAGGACCAAACCACTGCACGTCAGAGAGGGGCAACGGCCCACCCTGACGTTCGACAACACCACGATGATGTACCACCCAATTCATCTGCACGGCCACACTTTCCAGATACTCAACGACGACGGCACGCCCGGCGCCCGAAAAGACACCGTGATCGTCCTGCCGAAGCAGAAACTCCGGGCGGTACTAATCGCCGACAATCCCGGAACCTGGGTGATGCACTGCCACAACACTTATCATCAAGACGCCGGCATGATGACCCGTCTGGATTACACGTTCTAGGTCGTTTTGAGCATGTCTTTCACCGCCAGGTGGCTGAACAGCATGCTGGTGCCGATCGGGTTGCCGCCCGCCGGGTAGGCGGTTCCACTCGGCGCCGCCATGGTGTTGCCCGCCGCGTACAAGCCGGGGATACGGTTGCCGTCGGTGTTCAAGACGCCTCCCGCGGTATCCGTGCGTAACCCGCCCTTGGTGCCCAGGTCCGATACGCCGAAAGCGGCCGCGTGGAAGGGACCTTTGTCGATCGCGACGAGCGGCGACTTGCCGGCGGAGAACGCGCGGTCGTATGCCTCGTCGCCGCGGCCGAAGTCCTCGTCGACCCCAGTTGCGACGAATCCGTTGAACCGCGCAACGGTCGCGGTCAGATTGCCTGCGGGAACGCCGATCTTGGCGGCCAACTCCGCGAGCGTATCGGCAGTGCGCCAAAGCCCCGCGGACACATACTTGTCCGGCTCAACCATCGACACGTTAGTGGCCTTGACGGGCGGCACCTGGCCTTCCTTGTCGTCATAGATCATCCAGTACGGCAGCGTCATCGACCCGTCGTTTAGACGGCCGATGATGACGCGGCCCAGCCGGTCGTACGGCGCGGACTCGTTGACGAACCTCTTGCCGTCTTGATCGACGAAGATGCCACCGGTGAACCACAGTGCGAACGCGGATCTCCCGTCGGGATGCGTCAGTCCCGGGGACCACCACGCCTGATCCATCAGGTCGGTGTCCGCACCGATCGCGATCGCCGCTCGATGTGCCAACCCGCGGTTTCCCCACGGGCCCATCGTGTCTCGCGCCTGACCCGGCACGCCCCACTGACTGCGAAGCTCGTCGTCACCCTCGAATCCACCGGCCGCCAGCAACACTCCCCGACGCGCGCGTATCGCCTTGCGCCGCCCCTCGGTCTCGACGACAGCACCAATCACCGATGTCTTGTCCTCAGACACCACCAATTCGACCAGCGCGGTGTTCAATTGCAGCGTCGCATTCGGGTAGCGCTGAATCGCCATGAGGAACCGGGCAATCAACGCGCGGCCACCGATGAAGTAGTCCTCGGGGACCGGGGCATTGTGCCAATCATTGTCCAGAGGACCGCGAACCAGCTCACGAAATTCCGGCGCTTTCGAGACCCGCAGCGGCCGCGCCGCCATGTGCCGTCGGCCATCCTTCCGGGCCTTCGGCGCCTTGCCGAAATAATCCGGCCACGGAAGTATGTCGAACTTGAAAGACTCGTCGACCTCGAGGTACTCGATCAGCCGGGGGCCGCCGCGTACATAGGTCTCCTGCAATTCGTACGGCGTGCGGTCGCCGACCACCGCGTGGTAGTACTCCAGCGCGTCCTCGATCGTGTCGTCGACGCCGGCCCGCACCAGCACCGGGTTGCAGGGGAACCACACCCCGCCGCCGCCGGAGTAGGCGGTGGTGCCGCCGAATTTGTCGGTAGCTTCCACCAACAGCACGTCGAGGCCCTCGCGAGCGGCAGTGTAGGCACCGGTGACCCCGCCTGCCCCCGACCCGGCCACCACTACGTCATGCTCTTCGTCCCAGTGCACCATCGTCATGCAGCCTATCCTCGCGAGCAGACGCGAATGTCCCCTCTAGCGCTGCCCCGATGTGAAAGCTTTCACGTCTGCTCGGCGAAGAAACGTAACAACAACTCGTTGACGGCCGCGGGCTGCTCGATCTGCGGACAATGGCCGGCACCGTCGACGACCGCCGAACGCGCGCCCATGATCTGTTTGGCGATGTCCGCCGC
Protein-coding regions in this window:
- a CDS encoding PLP-dependent cysteine synthase family protein, with the protein product MNNLLIPNRSHFTSVRPRPARERYRLIPEGYQLTPGRNRHPGTIVGNTPVLWIPGTSEPAEVADRGFWAKLEGFNPGGMKDRPALHMVERARARGDLAPGAAIIESTSGTLGLGLALAGQAYGHPVTLVTDPGLEPIVSRMLAAYGARVDMVTEPHPIGGWQQARKDRVAELLAADPGAWNPNQYSNPDNVTGYRSLAMELIAQLGRVDVLVCSVGTGGHSAGVARVLREFNPAMRLIGVDTIGSTIFGQPASIRLMRGLGSSIYPDNVDYGAFNEVHWVAPAEAVWTAREMAANHYASGGWSVGAVGLVAKWAARNLPSDTTVAAVFPDGPARYFDTVYNDEYCEEHGLLVGPPADEPDQIASPAEAVVTRWTRTTVVLNPAQAVA
- a CDS encoding multicopper oxidase family protein; this translates as MPVVPAGGYAFGAAQLSRRGFIGASLAGGLALAACGKSAPPTPAEQLANAIAATERARPHSGRTVTADLTPQPAEIDLGGVIAHTLAFGNAVPGPLIRATVGDELVVAVTNRLDHPTSVHWHGIALRNDMDGAEPATPNIPAGQSFTYRFSVPNPGTYWAHPHTGMDGDKGLYLPVIVDDPNEPADYDTEWIVILDDWTDGVGKSPQQLFDELTDPNKNTTTRTTPPTTTTSPTSPTTTTDETTSPTNGAPSTTPTGMPDMPDMPGMPGGDVGTSKLLGGDAGDIAYPYYLINGRIPAAATSFETTPGQRIRLRIINVGSDTAFRVALAGHSMTVTHTDGFPVVPTEVDALLIGMAERYDVIVTAASGVFPLVAVAEGKNALARALLKTGAGSAPDPGFKPAELDKRVGTVEMFTAAAGVNLGIPEDSLDLPVVLGGTMAKYDWTINGEPYSRTKPLHVREGQRPTLTFDNTTMMYHPIHLHGHTFQILNDDGTPGARKDTVIVLPKQKLRAVLIADNPGTWVMHCHNTYHQDAGMMTRLDYTF
- a CDS encoding FAD-binding protein encodes the protein MVHWDEEHDVVVAGSGAGGVTGAYTAAREGLDVLLVEATDKFGGTTAYSGGGGVWFPCNPVLVRAGVDDTIEDALEYYHAVVGDRTPYELQETYVRGGPRLIEYLEVDESFKFDILPWPDYFGKAPKARKDGRRHMAARPLRVSKAPEFRELVRGPLDNDWHNAPVPEDYFIGGRALIARFLMAIQRYPNATLQLNTALVELVVSEDKTSVIGAVVETEGRRKAIRARRGVLLAAGGFEGDDELRSQWGVPGQARDTMGPWGNRGLAHRAAIAIGADTDLMDQAWWSPGLTHPDGRSAFALWFTGGIFVDQDGKRFVNESAPYDRLGRVIIGRLNDGSMTLPYWMIYDDKEGQVPPVKATNVSMVEPDKYVSAGLWRTADTLAELAAKIGVPAGNLTATVARFNGFVATGVDEDFGRGDEAYDRAFSAGKSPLVAIDKGPFHAAAFGVSDLGTKGGLRTDTAGGVLNTDGNRIPGLYAAGNTMAAPSGTAYPAGGNPIGTSMLFSHLAVKDMLKTT